In Pseudomonas fakonensis, one DNA window encodes the following:
- a CDS encoding LysR family transcriptional regulator: MDIDQARTFLEIVRCGSLAAAAERLFVSQTAISARVQRLEQQLGCQLFIRNHNGASLTSDGEAFVTYANQLVQTWEAARRDLPLPQGCQQVLHIGGEVSLGNPMMLDWVSALHIELPSHAIRSEVSDGESLLRKVEMGLLDAALVYQPTYGPGLQVEQLMEEKLIRVRRVDVPEPYIYIDWGEAFRRQHDAALPDLSRPALSFNLGPLALQFILDRGGSGYFRTRVVQAYLQSGVFERVPQAPEFTYPTFLVYARKRDSEALQQAFSVLRQLVAGDMSDWSQRWDPLI; the protein is encoded by the coding sequence ATGGACATCGACCAGGCCCGAACCTTCTTGGAAATCGTCCGCTGCGGCAGCCTGGCCGCCGCGGCCGAACGCCTGTTCGTCTCCCAGACCGCCATCAGCGCCCGCGTCCAGCGCCTGGAACAGCAACTGGGCTGCCAACTGTTCATCCGCAACCACAACGGCGCCAGCCTGACCAGCGACGGCGAGGCCTTCGTCACCTACGCCAACCAGCTGGTGCAAACCTGGGAAGCCGCCCGCCGCGACCTGCCCCTGCCCCAGGGCTGCCAGCAGGTGCTGCACATCGGTGGCGAGGTGAGCCTGGGCAACCCCATGATGCTCGACTGGGTCAGCGCCCTGCACATCGAGCTGCCCAGCCACGCCATCCGCAGCGAAGTCAGTGACGGCGAATCACTGCTGCGCAAAGTGGAAATGGGCCTGCTGGACGCCGCACTGGTATACCAGCCCACCTACGGCCCGGGGCTGCAGGTGGAGCAGTTGATGGAAGAAAAGCTGATCCGCGTGCGCCGGGTGGATGTCCCGGAGCCTTACATTTACATCGACTGGGGCGAGGCGTTCCGCCGTCAGCACGACGCCGCCCTGCCCGACCTGTCGCGCCCGGCGCTGAGCTTCAACCTCGGGCCACTGGCCTTGCAGTTCATCCTCGACCGCGGCGGCAGCGGCTACTTCCGCACACGGGTGGTGCAAGCCTATCTGCAAAGCGGGGTGTTCGAGCGGGTGCCGCAGGCGCCGGAGTTCACCTACCCGACCTTCCTCGTGTACGCCCGCAAGCGCGACAGCGAGGCCCTGCAACAGGCCTTCAGCGTGCTGCGCCAGCTGGTGGCCGGCGACATGAGCGACTGGTCACAGCGCTGGGACCCGCTTATCTGA
- a CDS encoding IS256 family transposase, with product MPTKKKPLRDLPKIPKELLEQFGEGLMSAEAIEDASAAFKKALIERALSAELGHHLGYPPGAQRPEDETNQRNGKSSKTVLTGDGPLRLEIPRDRDGSFAPILIPKHERRYTGFDDKIIAMYARGMTVREIRAFLSEQYGTEVSPDFISSVTDEVMDEIGAWQQRPLEPMYPVIFFDALRVKIREEGLVRNKAIYLALGVLPDGTRDILGIWIENTEGAKFWMKVFNDLKTRGVEDVLIAVTDGLKGMPEALSAVFPETTLQTCIVHLIRNSLDFAAWDKRRALAKELKPIYQAINAEAAEQALDEFENGPWGEKYPTVVAAWRRAWDRVIPFFVFPPAIRKVIYTTNAIESINAQLRKVIKTRGHFPNDDAATKLIWLGLRNITANWGKPAHDWKSAMNQFAILYGDRFIRPTW from the coding sequence ATGCCAACCAAGAAGAAACCCTTGCGTGACCTGCCCAAAATCCCCAAAGAGCTGCTGGAGCAGTTCGGTGAGGGCCTGATGTCCGCAGAAGCTATTGAGGATGCCTCTGCGGCGTTCAAGAAGGCCCTGATCGAGCGCGCCTTGAGTGCCGAGCTCGGTCACCACCTGGGCTATCCTCCGGGCGCGCAGCGCCCGGAGGATGAAACCAATCAGCGTAACGGCAAGAGTAGCAAGACGGTTTTGACCGGTGATGGCCCGCTACGGCTGGAAATCCCTCGTGATCGCGACGGTAGTTTTGCGCCCATTCTGATCCCCAAGCATGAGCGGCGTTACACCGGTTTCGATGACAAGATCATCGCCATGTACGCCCGTGGAATGACGGTCAGAGAGATCCGAGCCTTTCTGTCCGAGCAGTATGGAACAGAGGTCTCACCCGACTTCATCAGCTCTGTGACAGACGAGGTCATGGACGAGATTGGCGCGTGGCAACAGCGGCCACTGGAGCCGATGTACCCGGTCATTTTCTTCGATGCGCTGCGGGTGAAGATCCGCGAAGAGGGCCTGGTGCGCAACAAGGCCATTTACTTGGCCCTGGGCGTTCTTCCCGACGGAACGCGAGATATCCTGGGCATCTGGATCGAGAACACCGAGGGTGCGAAGTTTTGGATGAAGGTCTTTAACGATCTCAAGACGCGCGGTGTCGAAGATGTGCTGATTGCCGTGACCGATGGCCTCAAAGGTATGCCAGAGGCTCTCAGTGCCGTGTTTCCAGAGACGACGTTGCAAACGTGCATCGTACACCTGATCCGCAACAGCCTCGACTTCGCGGCCTGGGACAAGCGGCGAGCTCTGGCCAAGGAGCTGAAGCCGATTTACCAAGCCATCAATGCTGAAGCGGCTGAGCAAGCACTCGATGAGTTTGAGAACGGGCCGTGGGGCGAGAAATATCCAACGGTGGTGGCTGCTTGGAGACGGGCTTGGGATCGCGTGATTCCATTCTTTGTTTTCCCGCCCGCCATCCGGAAGGTGATCTATACCACCAACGCCATCGAGAGCATCAACGCCCAGCTACGCAAGGTCATCAAGACTCGTGGGCATTTCCCGAATGATGACGCAGCGACCAAACTGATCTGGCTGGGATTGCGCAACATAACAGCCAATTGGGGAAAGCCGGCCCATGACTGGAAAAGCGCGATGAATCAATTTGCGATTCTGTATGGAGATCGGTTCATCAGGCCGACCTGGTGA
- a CDS encoding propionyl-CoA synthetase: MTYQHSYAHSIADPAAFWQAQAEQLAWHRKPTLTLQQNPDGTHRWFEDGRLNTCHLALDHQIQQGRGEQLALIYDSPVTGTQQSFTYHQLRDEVARLAGLLRSLGVGKGDGVIIYMPMVPQAAMAMLACARIGAVHSVVFGGFAANELALRIDDARPKLLLTASCGLEFDRVIEYKPLVDRALQLARHQPGHVLVLQRPQATAELQPERDLDWQQALAGAQTVDPVELAAGDPLYIMYTSGTTGKPKGIVRENGGNAVALCYAMRHVYGMQAGDVWWGISDVGWVVGHSLIVYGPLMSGCTTVFYEGKPIRTPDASAYWRVVQQYKVNALFCAPTAMRAIRKEDPEGELIRRHDLGSLRQLFLAGEKLDSSTHEWLERVSGKPVHDHWWQTETGWPVTAPCVGLEGSAARPGSSNRAVPGYHVQVLDDDGKPLGPNQQGAIVIALPLPPGCSQTLWGDHPRYLEAYLHSYPGYYHTGDGGYLDDDGFVYIMGRTDDVINVSGHRLSTGEMEDLVARHPAVAECAVIGVHDEIKGQVPLALVVLKDGQGIGEVQLQGELVTSVREHIGALACFNRVRLVKRLPKTRSGKILRAVLRKIADGQAYVPPSTLDDPAVLGEIEGVLADLPRAG, translated from the coding sequence ATGACCTATCAGCACAGCTACGCCCATTCCATCGCCGACCCTGCGGCCTTCTGGCAGGCCCAGGCCGAACAGCTGGCCTGGCACCGCAAGCCAACCCTCACCCTGCAACAAAACCCCGACGGCACCCACCGCTGGTTCGAAGACGGCCGCCTGAACACCTGCCACCTGGCCCTCGACCACCAGATCCAGCAAGGCCGTGGCGAGCAACTGGCGCTGATCTACGACTCACCCGTCACCGGCACCCAGCAAAGCTTCACCTACCACCAGCTACGCGACGAGGTGGCGCGTCTGGCCGGCCTGCTGCGCTCGCTGGGCGTGGGCAAGGGCGACGGGGTGATCATCTACATGCCCATGGTGCCCCAGGCCGCCATGGCCATGCTCGCCTGCGCGCGCATCGGTGCCGTGCACTCGGTGGTGTTCGGCGGTTTTGCCGCCAATGAGCTGGCCCTGCGCATCGACGATGCCCGGCCCAAGCTGCTGCTCACCGCCTCCTGCGGGCTGGAGTTCGACCGGGTGATCGAATACAAGCCACTGGTCGACCGCGCCCTGCAACTGGCCCGCCATCAGCCCGGGCATGTGCTGGTGCTGCAACGCCCCCAGGCCACCGCCGAGTTGCAACCTGAAAGGGATCTGGACTGGCAGCAGGCGCTGGCCGGCGCCCAGACGGTAGACCCGGTGGAACTGGCCGCAGGCGACCCGCTGTACATCATGTATACCTCCGGCACCACCGGCAAACCCAAGGGCATCGTGCGCGAAAACGGTGGCAACGCCGTGGCCCTGTGCTACGCCATGCGCCACGTCTACGGCATGCAGGCGGGTGATGTGTGGTGGGGGATTTCCGACGTCGGTTGGGTGGTGGGCCATTCGCTGATCGTCTACGGGCCGCTGATGAGCGGCTGCACCACGGTGTTCTACGAGGGCAAGCCGATCCGCACCCCGGATGCCTCGGCCTACTGGCGGGTAGTGCAGCAGTACAAGGTCAATGCGCTGTTCTGCGCGCCCACCGCCATGCGCGCGATCCGCAAGGAAGACCCCGAGGGCGAGCTGATTCGCCGCCACGACCTCGGCTCGCTGCGCCAGCTGTTCCTGGCCGGCGAAAAGCTCGACTCCAGCACCCACGAATGGCTGGAGCGGGTCAGCGGCAAGCCGGTGCACGACCACTGGTGGCAGACCGAGACCGGCTGGCCGGTCACCGCACCCTGCGTTGGCCTTGAAGGCAGCGCGGCACGACCAGGGTCGAGCAACCGCGCGGTGCCGGGCTACCACGTGCAGGTGCTGGACGACGACGGCAAGCCGCTGGGGCCGAACCAGCAGGGCGCCATCGTCATTGCCCTGCCATTGCCGCCGGGCTGCAGCCAGACCCTGTGGGGCGACCACCCGCGCTATCTGGAGGCCTACCTGCACAGCTACCCCGGCTACTACCATACCGGCGACGGCGGCTACCTGGACGATGATGGTTTCGTCTACATCATGGGCCGCACCGATGACGTGATAAACGTGTCCGGCCACCGGCTGTCCACTGGCGAAATGGAAGACCTGGTCGCCCGCCACCCGGCAGTGGCCGAATGCGCGGTAATTGGCGTGCATGACGAGATCAAGGGCCAGGTGCCACTGGCACTGGTGGTGCTCAAGGACGGGCAGGGCATTGGCGAGGTGCAGTTACAGGGCGAGTTGGTGACCAGCGTGCGCGAGCACATTGGTGCGTTGGCCTGCTTCAACCGTGTGCGGCTGGTCAAGCGCCTGCCCAAAACCCGCTCGGGCAAGATTTTGCGAGCGGTGCTGCGCAAGATCGCCGACGGGCAGGCCTATGTGCCGCCATCGACCCTGGATGACCCGGCGGTGCTGGGGGAAATCGAAGGAGTGCTGGCGGACCTGCCCAGGGCGGGCTGA
- the zapE gene encoding cell division protein ZapE: protein MSTWIPAPLRRQRPAAAQQCTLMTHFQAKATERGYTLSEGQCRVIEAMAAQLAALDQGQPSSLYLYGSVGRGKSWLLDNFFAAVPIPEKRRLHFHDFFARLHQGMHRHRALPDALGATLDELLGEVQVLCFDEFHVHDIGDAMLLTRLFNALFERGILLLVTSNYAPEGLLPNPLYHERFLPVIRLIHGRMQVLEVGGDTDFRSLPANRAHQRFTQGHYVWPGDAAQRATLQLPAPQPQVLEVNKRPLRVLAEDGQRVMFAFTDLCEQATAVIDYLVLAERYEHWIIDGLDDLAECSLAAQQRFVNLVDVLYDQDRQVTVIGQRPLADSLDGPLADLMRTRSRLGQLHQVGPQDGLT, encoded by the coding sequence TTGTCCACCTGGATCCCCGCCCCCCTGCGCCGCCAACGCCCCGCCGCCGCGCAGCAATGCACGTTGATGACGCACTTCCAGGCCAAGGCCACCGAGCGCGGCTACACCCTGAGCGAGGGCCAGTGCCGGGTGATCGAGGCCATGGCCGCGCAACTGGCCGCCCTTGACCAGGGCCAACCCAGCAGCCTGTACCTGTACGGTTCGGTGGGCCGCGGCAAGAGCTGGTTGCTCGATAACTTCTTCGCGGCGGTACCGATACCGGAAAAGCGCCGCCTGCACTTTCACGACTTCTTTGCCCGCCTGCACCAGGGCATGCACCGCCACCGCGCACTGCCCGATGCCCTCGGCGCCACTCTCGACGAGCTGCTGGGTGAGGTTCAGGTGCTGTGCTTCGACGAATTCCACGTACATGACATCGGCGACGCGATGCTGCTGACCCGGCTGTTCAACGCCCTGTTCGAGCGCGGCATCCTGCTGTTGGTGACCTCCAACTACGCCCCTGAGGGCCTGCTGCCCAACCCGCTTTACCACGAACGCTTCCTGCCGGTGATCCGCCTGATCCATGGCCGCATGCAGGTGCTGGAAGTCGGTGGTGACACGGATTTTCGCAGCCTGCCGGCCAACCGCGCGCACCAACGGTTCACCCAGGGGCACTATGTGTGGCCGGGAGATGCGGCGCAGCGCGCAACCTTGCAACTGCCTGCGCCGCAACCGCAGGTGCTGGAAGTCAACAAGCGCCCGCTGCGGGTGCTGGCCGAGGACGGCCAACGGGTGATGTTCGCCTTCACCGACCTGTGCGAGCAGGCCACTGCGGTGATCGATTACCTGGTGCTCGCCGAGCGCTACGAACACTGGATCATCGATGGCCTGGACGACCTGGCCGAATGTTCGCTGGCGGCGCAGCAGCGCTTCGTCAACCTGGTGGACGTGCTGTACGACCAGGACCGGCAGGTGACTGTGATTGGCCAGCGGCCACTGGCCGACAGCCTGGACGGGCCGCTGGCCGACCTGATGCGTACCCGCAGCCGATTGGGGCAGTTGCATCAGGTGGGGCCGCAGGATGGGTTAACCTGA
- a CDS encoding response regulator — translation MQHAPLNLLMVEDSSLDAELTLASLERSGLQVRSRLVFDHTGVEHALADGRFDLILCDCVLPGSSGTEVLAIAQRLAPDVPFIFLSGIYGEEHAVEMIRLGATDYVLKKNLPLLPKAVRRALTEVQERQRRRRAEEALANVEARARIAIDAAGMGTWDFRPGQGELLWDDRCKALFGVPADTEMTLEVFYQGVYPDDRALVQGAVEQAMRPDSDGHYRVEFRIAQPNGLEPRWLLSSGQTQFVDGHCVRFSGVLQDIHQQRQATRALEQLNAMLGERVERRTRERDRAWELSQDLLAVLNKDLTPVALNPAWEASLGFTRERLGQVSLLQLLPEVDQDALLAELAALSLGRTSARFVGRILHASGQQRWLSWVVVPDDTLLHVVARDITSEREAALDLAEANNRLREQIAERERVEAALQQMQRLEAVGQLTAGVAHDFNNLLTVILTGASFLQRDLEKGQLDKADKRLQHIREAGERGAKLTAQLLAFSRKQRLEPVPLNLNHTLSGLEELLSRTLGGRIAVRLDLARDLWHALTDPTQTEMIILNLAINARDAMPSGGQLTLATRNTRVSARPRRPEDPEPGEYVVLSIGDTGCGMSEEVLAKVFEPFFTTKDIGKGSGLGLAQVFGFAKQSGGGVRIDTRPGRGTEVSVYLPSVRTAQTAPLAEQTKARNLPASGAGQRILLVDDDHLVREMIGDVLRRLGYQVRQADNGQQALALLDDSINLLLTDFAMPGLNGEQLALAARQRFAQLPVVFLTGYAELEEFALERSLVIQKPVHEQALALALAELLEKRKAE, via the coding sequence ATGCAGCACGCGCCACTCAACCTGCTGATGGTCGAAGACAGCAGCCTGGACGCCGAGCTTACCCTGGCCAGCCTTGAGCGCAGCGGCCTGCAGGTTCGTTCGCGGCTGGTGTTCGACCACACCGGCGTCGAGCATGCCCTGGCCGATGGCCGCTTCGACCTGATCCTCTGCGATTGCGTGCTGCCGGGCTCGTCCGGCACCGAGGTGCTGGCCATCGCCCAGCGCCTGGCGCCGGATGTACCGTTCATCTTCCTCTCGGGCATTTATGGTGAGGAGCACGCGGTGGAGATGATCCGCCTCGGCGCCACCGATTATGTGCTGAAGAAGAACCTGCCACTGCTGCCCAAGGCTGTGCGCCGGGCCCTGACCGAAGTGCAGGAACGCCAGCGCCGACGCCGCGCCGAAGAAGCCCTGGCCAATGTCGAAGCCCGCGCGCGCATTGCCATCGACGCCGCCGGCATGGGCACCTGGGACTTTCGCCCCGGGCAAGGCGAGCTGCTTTGGGACGACCGCTGCAAGGCGCTGTTCGGCGTGCCAGCCGACACCGAGATGACCCTTGAAGTGTTTTACCAAGGCGTCTACCCGGATGACCGCGCCCTGGTGCAGGGCGCCGTCGAACAGGCCATGCGCCCGGACAGCGACGGCCATTACCGGGTGGAGTTTCGCATCGCCCAGCCCAACGGCCTGGAGCCGCGCTGGCTGCTGTCCAGCGGCCAGACCCAGTTCGTCGATGGCCACTGCGTGCGCTTTTCCGGTGTGCTGCAGGATATCCACCAGCAACGCCAGGCCACACGCGCCCTGGAGCAGCTCAACGCAATGCTCGGCGAACGCGTGGAACGCCGCACCCGCGAGCGCGACCGCGCCTGGGAGCTGTCCCAGGACTTGCTGGCGGTGCTGAACAAAGACCTCACGCCCGTTGCCCTGAACCCGGCCTGGGAAGCCAGCCTGGGCTTTACCCGAGAGCGCCTCGGGCAAGTTTCACTGCTGCAGTTGCTGCCGGAGGTCGACCAGGACGCCTTGCTGGCCGAGCTGGCCGCGCTGTCGCTGGGGCGCACCAGCGCACGTTTCGTCGGGCGCATCCTGCATGCCAGCGGCCAGCAACGCTGGCTGTCGTGGGTAGTGGTGCCCGATGACACCTTGCTGCACGTGGTCGCCCGCGACATCACCAGCGAACGCGAGGCCGCCCTGGACCTGGCCGAAGCCAACAACCGGCTGCGCGAACAGATCGCCGAGCGCGAACGTGTCGAAGCTGCGCTGCAACAGATGCAGCGCCTGGAAGCGGTGGGCCAGCTCACTGCCGGCGTGGCCCACGACTTCAACAACCTGCTGACGGTGATCCTCACCGGCGCCAGCTTTCTGCAGCGCGACCTGGAAAAGGGCCAGCTGGACAAGGCCGACAAGCGCCTGCAACACATCCGCGAAGCGGGCGAGCGTGGCGCCAAGCTCACCGCGCAGTTGCTGGCCTTTTCGCGCAAACAGCGCCTGGAGCCGGTGCCGCTAAACCTCAACCACACCCTCTCGGGGCTGGAAGAACTGCTCAGCCGCACCCTCGGCGGGCGCATCGCCGTGCGCCTGGACCTGGCCCGCGACCTGTGGCATGCGCTGACCGACCCGACCCAGACCGAGATGATCATCCTCAACCTGGCGATCAACGCCCGCGATGCCATGCCCAGCGGCGGCCAGCTGACCCTGGCCACCCGCAACACCCGAGTCAGCGCCCGCCCGCGTCGCCCGGAAGACCCCGAGCCTGGGGAATACGTGGTGCTGAGCATTGGCGACACCGGCTGCGGCATGAGCGAAGAGGTGCTGGCCAAGGTGTTCGAACCCTTCTTCACCACCAAGGATATCGGCAAGGGTTCGGGCCTGGGCCTGGCCCAGGTATTCGGCTTTGCCAAGCAGTCTGGCGGCGGCGTACGCATCGACACCCGCCCCGGGCGCGGCACCGAAGTCAGCGTGTACCTGCCGTCAGTACGCACGGCGCAAACCGCTCCGCTCGCCGAACAAACCAAAGCCCGCAACCTGCCGGCCAGCGGCGCCGGGCAGCGCATTCTGCTGGTGGACGACGACCACCTGGTACGCGAAATGATCGGTGATGTGCTGCGCCGCCTGGGCTACCAGGTACGCCAGGCCGATAACGGCCAGCAGGCACTGGCGCTGCTGGACGACAGCATCAACCTGCTGCTGACCGATTTCGCCATGCCAGGGCTCAACGGCGAACAACTGGCCCTGGCCGCCCGCCAGCGCTTCGCGCAGTTGCCGGTGGTGTTTTTGACAGGCTACGCCGAGCTGGAAGAGTTTGCCCTGGAGCGCAGCCTGGTCATACAGAAACCGGTGCACGAGCAGGCGCTGGCCCTGGCATTGGCCGAGCTGCTGGAAAAGCGAAAGGCAGAATGA
- a CDS encoding response regulator, which yields MLKPILLVEDNPRDLELTLLALERSQLANEVIVLRDGAEALDYLLRRNTYAERDDGNPAVMLLDLKLPKVDGLEVLKVVRGTAELRSIPTVMLTSSREEPDLLRAYELGVNAYVVKPVEFKEFVAAISDLGVFWAVLNEPPPGSLRLNRRTGN from the coding sequence ATGCTCAAGCCCATCCTGCTGGTCGAAGACAACCCCAGGGACCTGGAGTTGACCCTCCTTGCGCTGGAGCGCAGCCAGTTGGCCAACGAAGTCATCGTGCTGCGCGATGGCGCCGAAGCCCTCGATTACCTGCTGCGGCGCAACACCTACGCCGAACGTGACGACGGCAATCCGGCAGTGATGCTGCTGGACCTCAAGCTGCCCAAGGTCGATGGCCTGGAGGTGCTCAAGGTGGTGCGTGGCACCGCCGAGCTGCGCAGCATCCCCACCGTCATGCTGACCTCCTCGCGCGAGGAGCCGGACCTGCTGCGCGCCTACGAGCTGGGCGTCAATGCCTACGTGGTCAAGCCGGTGGAATTCAAGGAATTCGTCGCCGCCATCTCGGACCTGGGGGTGTTCTGGGCGGTGCTCAACGAACCGCCACCCGGCTCGCTGCGCCTGAACCGCCGTACCGGCAACTGA
- a CDS encoding ATP-binding protein, producing the protein MSTAPTPLDQAIERCAEEPIQIPGSIQPQGFLLVLDEQTLRILQASENSQRWLGLPASELLGRALPELLAPGVDLRGQLTAVPDEEIFPFHIGDLRLHPEAPCQGLLRVLAHRHDQVLILELEDNHLDSPQGDYYPLVRAFVSTLHQATSIDELLRQSVQQIKQITGFGRVKAYRFDQAGVGKVLSEEADPGYPRFLGHCFPASDIPQQARELYRRNRIRVIEDADYQPSMLVPATNPRTGKALDMSFASLRSVSPVHLQYMRNMGTLASMSLSIVVDGKLWGLVSCHHTTPRRVDFRTRTACELLASVLSLQIEAHESHNSTRQLLDLRQRIVRMLAAMADHDSVSQGLLALPEVMLQFADASGAAIISADRCDLIGSTPPQAQVNALVHWLGQRDGDGLFLSDNVRRDIDLLPELAEHVGGVLAVAISQIHSHYLLWFRPEQRHTVNWAGRPEKLPDMQGNLHPRHSFDRWQEEVRGFSATWSPLIIESVLELRSAVLGIVLRKAEELAELAGELKRSNKELEAFSYSVSHDLRAPLRHIAGYSELLGEIEGEHLSERGRRFLSHIEEAAAFAGTLVDNLLNFSQMGRSALRLSDVDLNTLVEAIRNETAPDYAGRQVHWQVAELPKVHADPAFLNMALTNLIGNALKYTRGRDVARIEVGSVQHAHETEVYVRDNGVGFDMAYAGKLFGVFQRLHRMEEFEGTGIGLASVRRIIERHDGRVWAEGQPGQGASFHFTLPRPAAAH; encoded by the coding sequence TTGAGCACTGCCCCGACTCCGCTCGACCAGGCCATCGAACGCTGCGCCGAAGAACCGATCCAGATCCCGGGCAGCATTCAGCCGCAAGGCTTCCTGTTGGTGCTGGACGAGCAGACGCTACGCATTCTCCAGGCCAGCGAGAACAGCCAGCGCTGGCTGGGCCTGCCGGCCAGCGAACTGCTCGGCCGAGCGCTGCCCGAACTGCTGGCCCCGGGGGTCGACCTGCGCGGCCAACTCACCGCCGTGCCTGACGAAGAGATCTTCCCGTTTCACATCGGTGACCTGCGCCTGCACCCTGAAGCCCCGTGCCAGGGCCTGCTGCGGGTACTCGCCCACCGCCATGACCAGGTGCTGATCCTCGAGCTTGAGGACAACCACCTGGATAGCCCGCAGGGCGACTACTACCCCTTGGTACGCGCCTTCGTCAGCACCCTGCACCAGGCCACCAGCATCGACGAACTGCTGCGCCAGTCGGTGCAACAGATCAAGCAGATCACCGGTTTCGGCCGGGTCAAGGCCTACCGCTTCGACCAGGCAGGCGTGGGCAAGGTACTGAGCGAAGAAGCCGACCCCGGCTACCCACGCTTTCTCGGCCATTGCTTCCCGGCCTCGGACATCCCGCAGCAGGCCCGCGAGCTGTACCGCAGAAACCGCATCCGGGTGATCGAAGATGCCGACTATCAGCCCTCGATGCTGGTACCGGCCACCAACCCGCGTACCGGCAAGGCGTTGGACATGAGCTTCGCCTCGCTGCGCAGCGTGTCGCCGGTACACCTGCAGTACATGCGCAACATGGGCACTTTGGCCTCGATGTCGCTGTCGATCGTGGTCGACGGCAAGCTCTGGGGCCTGGTGTCGTGCCACCACACCACGCCGCGCCGTGTAGACTTTCGCACCCGCACCGCCTGCGAGCTGCTGGCCAGCGTGCTGTCGCTGCAGATCGAGGCGCACGAGTCGCACAACAGCACGCGCCAATTGCTCGACCTGCGCCAGCGCATCGTGCGCATGCTCGCCGCCATGGCCGACCATGACAGCGTCAGCCAAGGCTTGCTGGCCCTGCCCGAAGTGATGCTGCAATTCGCCGATGCCAGCGGCGCCGCGATCATCAGCGCCGACCGCTGCGACCTGATCGGCAGCACGCCGCCGCAGGCCCAGGTCAACGCCCTGGTGCACTGGCTGGGGCAACGTGATGGGGACGGGCTGTTTCTAAGCGATAACGTGCGTCGCGACATCGACCTGCTGCCGGAGCTGGCCGAACATGTCGGGGGCGTGCTGGCAGTGGCCATCTCGCAGATCCACTCGCACTACCTGCTGTGGTTCCGCCCCGAACAGCGGCATACGGTGAACTGGGCCGGGCGCCCGGAAAAGCTGCCCGACATGCAAGGCAACCTGCACCCGCGGCACAGCTTCGATCGCTGGCAGGAAGAGGTGCGCGGCTTCAGCGCGACCTGGAGCCCGCTGATCATCGAAAGCGTACTGGAGCTGCGCAGCGCGGTACTGGGCATCGTGCTGCGCAAGGCCGAAGAGCTGGCCGAACTGGCCGGCGAGCTGAAGCGCTCGAACAAGGAGCTCGAGGCATTCTCCTACAGTGTGTCCCACGACCTGCGCGCACCGCTGCGGCACATTGCCGGTTACAGCGAGCTGCTCGGCGAAATCGAGGGCGAGCACCTGTCCGAGCGCGGCCGGCGCTTCTTGTCGCATATCGAGGAGGCGGCAGCCTTTGCCGGCACCCTGGTCGACAACCTGCTCAACTTCTCGCAGATGGGCCGCTCGGCGCTACGCTTGTCGGATGTGGACCTCAACACGCTGGTCGAGGCCATCCGCAACGAAACGGCCCCCGACTATGCCGGGCGCCAGGTGCACTGGCAGGTCGCCGAGCTGCCCAAGGTCCACGCCGACCCGGCCTTTCTCAACATGGCGCTGACCAATTTGATCGGCAACGCCCTCAAGTACACCCGCGGGCGCGATGTTGCACGTATCGAAGTGGGCAGCGTGCAACACGCCCACGAGACCGAAGTGTACGTGCGCGATAACGGCGTGGGCTTTGACATGGCCTATGCCGGCAAGCTGTTCGGCGTGTTCCAGCGCCTGCACCGCATGGAAGAGTTCGAAGGCACCGGCATTGGCCTTGCCAGTGTGCGGCGCATCATCGAGCGCCACGATGGCCGGGTCTGGGCCGAAGGCCAGCCAGGCCAGGGCGCCAGTTTTCATTTCACCCTGCCCCGCCCTGCGGCGGCACACTGA
- a CDS encoding Csu type fimbrial protein, with protein sequence MTERFLAGWLGLWLSGSAVAADFLVDVQVLVQRGCMLVSQQRDAGAQALGVIDLGSAARLDGPGAPLSGVLYSPRPPRLECNPDTTYQVRVDGGQHGGVGQVRYLANADERARPIPYRLYRDAAWREPLEVGVAQSARVPDSGSVELPLYARIDKLAWVPRAGLYADLLKVTVTW encoded by the coding sequence GTGACGGAGCGCTTTTTGGCCGGATGGTTGGGCCTGTGGTTGAGCGGCAGTGCCGTGGCGGCGGACTTTCTGGTCGACGTGCAGGTGCTTGTGCAGCGCGGCTGCATGCTGGTCAGCCAGCAACGTGACGCCGGTGCCCAGGCCCTGGGTGTGATCGACCTGGGCAGTGCGGCACGTCTGGACGGCCCAGGTGCGCCCTTGAGCGGCGTGCTGTACAGCCCGCGCCCGCCGCGCCTTGAGTGCAACCCCGATACCACCTACCAGGTGCGCGTCGATGGCGGCCAACACGGTGGCGTCGGCCAGGTGCGCTACCTGGCCAATGCCGATGAGCGTGCCCGCCCGATCCCTTACCGCCTGTATCGCGATGCCGCCTGGCGTGAACCGCTGGAAGTCGGCGTGGCGCAATCGGCGCGGGTGCCGGACAGCGGCTCGGTGGAGCTGCCCCTGTACGCGCGTATCGACAAACTGGCCTGGGTGCCACGGGCCGGGCTGTACGCCGACCTGCTCAAAGTCACCGTCACCTGGTAA